A section of the Chlamydiota bacterium genome encodes:
- a CDS encoding TIGR00282 family metallophosphoesterase, which translates to MIGILFGGDIVGKPGRDAVARLVPLLRKRHGVDCVVANAENAAGGSGVTPEIVEELLSAGVDVLTSGDHVWRNRAVYGIMGREDRLLRPANYPEEAPGKGRVLVTLPGGAKLGVVNVMGRVFMKPADCPFKAAAREVEALRVETPLILVDMHAEATSEKIALGRWLDGKVTAVIGTHTHVQTADERLLPGGTAYLTEAGMTGPCESVLGREIGAVVRHFVTQLPERFEVAREGVEFQGALVRADEKTGRAVSIERIREKLPASSRRPASDGEGEENGGR; encoded by the coding sequence ATGATCGGCATCCTGTTCGGAGGGGACATCGTCGGGAAGCCGGGGAGGGACGCCGTCGCGAGGCTCGTCCCGCTCCTGCGGAAACGCCACGGGGTCGACTGCGTGGTCGCGAACGCGGAGAACGCCGCGGGCGGCTCCGGCGTCACGCCGGAGATCGTGGAGGAGCTCCTCTCCGCGGGGGTGGACGTGCTCACCTCCGGCGACCATGTCTGGAGGAACAGGGCGGTGTACGGCATCATGGGGCGGGAGGACCGCCTGCTCCGGCCCGCCAACTACCCCGAGGAGGCGCCGGGGAAGGGGCGCGTCCTCGTCACCCTCCCGGGCGGCGCGAAACTCGGGGTCGTCAACGTGATGGGGAGGGTCTTCATGAAGCCGGCCGACTGCCCGTTCAAGGCGGCGGCGCGCGAGGTGGAGGCGCTGCGGGTCGAAACCCCGCTGATCCTCGTGGACATGCACGCGGAGGCGACCTCGGAGAAGATCGCCCTCGGGCGCTGGCTCGACGGGAAGGTGACGGCGGTCATCGGGACGCACACGCACGTCCAGACGGCCGACGAGCGCCTCCTGCCCGGCGGCACCGCCTACCTCACGGAGGCGGGCATGACCGGGCCGTGCGAGTCGGTCCTGGGGCGCGAGATCGGGGCGGTGGTGCGGCACTTCGTGACGCAGCTCCCCGAGCGGTTCGAGGTGGCGCGCGAGGGGGTCGAGTTCCAGGGGGCGCTCGTGCGCGCCGACGAGAAGACGGGGAGGGCGGTGTCGATCGAGAGGATCCGGGAGAAGCTGCCCGCCTCCTCCCGGAGGCCGGCCTCCGACGGGGAGGGGGAGGAGAACGGCGGCAGGTGA
- a CDS encoding 5-formyltetrahydrofolate cyclo-ligase, with protein sequence MTGEGVESDEKGRLRAALLARRRAIPEGLRAGQSARIAAGLRLLEAYRLARRIMCYAAVRGEVETAGPVAECLRRGALVALPRFDAAAGRIEARWVRDPGLDLAPGAFGIPEPRADRCPPADTGTIDLFLVPGVGFDPRGNRLGWGRGLYDALLAGAAPRAVKIGLAYEAQVVRLVPAGRRDVAVDLLVTEDRTIDCARIRRIVDGGTRAQPVSR encoded by the coding sequence ATGACCGGGGAAGGCGTCGAATCCGACGAGAAGGGGAGGCTGCGCGCGGCGCTGCTGGCGCGGCGCCGGGCGATCCCGGAGGGGCTGCGGGCGGGACAGAGCGCGCGGATCGCCGCGGGCCTTCGCCTGCTCGAGGCGTACCGCCTCGCGCGGCGGATCATGTGCTACGCGGCGGTGCGGGGAGAGGTGGAGACCGCGGGGCCGGTGGCGGAGTGCCTCCGGCGCGGGGCGCTGGTCGCCCTGCCGCGTTTCGACGCCGCGGCGGGGCGCATCGAGGCGCGGTGGGTGCGCGACCCCGGCCTGGATCTCGCCCCGGGGGCGTTCGGCATCCCCGAGCCGCGGGCGGACCGGTGCCCGCCGGCCGACACGGGAACGATCGACCTCTTCCTCGTCCCCGGCGTCGGCTTCGACCCGCGGGGCAACCGCCTCGGGTGGGGGAGGGGGCTGTACGACGCCCTGCTCGCCGGGGCGGCGCCGCGCGCCGTGAAGATCGGACTCGCCTACGAGGCGCAGGTCGTCCGCCTCGTCCCCGCGGGGAGACGGGATGTCGCCGTGGACCTGCTGGTGACCGAGGATCGGACGATCGACTGCGCGAGGATTCGAAGGATTGTCGACGGGGGAACGCGGGCGCAGCCGGTTTCGCGCTAG
- a CDS encoding replication-associated recombination protein A, whose amino-acid sequence MDLFDAQERDIPAEAEPLAARMRPRTLDEFQGQRHILGEGRLLSRAIASDRIGSLILWGPPGSGKTTLAEVIARATHSRFERISAVMANVEILRKAIYAARNRLREKGEKTTLFIDEIHRFNKAQQDVLLPHVERGGIALIGATTHNPCFYVNAPLLSRSLLFELKPLEKEDLRAIVARALADRERGLGAMRVAVDDDALEHLLNACEGDARRALNSIERAALTTPPGPDGAVRITLRQAEESVQSKAVVYDRDEDGHYDTISAFIKSMRGCDPDAALYWMAKMLHAGEDPRFIARRIIICAAEDVGNADPHALLVATAAMQSLEFVGMPEARIPLAQAAVYVACAPKSNASFLGIEKALEAVRSRPVMEVPDAVKGTGYAGAAKLGRGEGYTYGHGPRSETGDPAFTPAELRLYAPWASGYEKIIRKRLEAWRKGRGERKEAAGPR is encoded by the coding sequence ATGGATCTGTTCGACGCGCAGGAGAGGGATATCCCGGCGGAGGCCGAGCCGCTGGCGGCGCGGATGCGGCCGCGGACGCTCGACGAGTTCCAGGGGCAGCGGCACATCCTCGGCGAGGGGAGGCTCCTCTCCCGGGCGATCGCGTCGGACCGGATCGGTTCGCTGATCCTCTGGGGGCCGCCGGGGTCGGGGAAGACGACGCTCGCCGAGGTGATCGCCCGGGCGACCCACAGCCGCTTCGAGCGCATCAGCGCGGTGATGGCCAACGTAGAGATCCTGCGCAAGGCGATCTACGCCGCGCGGAACCGCCTTCGGGAGAAGGGGGAGAAGACCACCCTCTTCATCGACGAGATTCACCGTTTCAACAAGGCGCAGCAGGACGTGCTGCTGCCGCACGTCGAGCGCGGGGGGATCGCCCTGATCGGCGCCACGACGCACAACCCGTGCTTCTACGTCAACGCGCCGCTGCTGTCGCGCTCGCTCCTGTTCGAGCTCAAGCCGCTCGAGAAGGAGGATCTGCGCGCCATCGTCGCCCGCGCGCTCGCGGACCGGGAGCGCGGCCTCGGGGCGATGCGGGTCGCGGTGGACGACGACGCGCTCGAGCATCTCCTCAACGCCTGCGAGGGGGACGCGCGGCGCGCCCTGAACTCGATCGAGCGGGCGGCGCTCACGACCCCGCCCGGTCCCGACGGCGCGGTGCGCATCACGCTCCGCCAGGCGGAGGAGTCGGTCCAGTCGAAGGCGGTCGTCTACGATCGCGACGAGGACGGGCACTACGACACGATATCCGCGTTCATCAAGAGCATGCGGGGCTGCGACCCCGACGCCGCCCTCTACTGGATGGCGAAGATGCTCCACGCGGGCGAGGACCCGCGCTTCATCGCGCGGCGGATCATCATCTGCGCCGCGGAGGACGTCGGCAACGCGGATCCGCACGCGCTCCTTGTCGCGACCGCCGCGATGCAGTCCCTCGAGTTCGTCGGGATGCCCGAGGCCCGCATCCCGCTGGCGCAGGCGGCGGTCTACGTCGCCTGCGCCCCCAAGAGCAACGCCTCCTTCCTCGGGATCGAGAAGGCGCTCGAGGCGGTGCGCAGCCGCCCGGTGATGGAGGTCCCCGACGCCGTGAAGGGGACCGGCTACGCGGGCGCGGCGAAACTCGGCCGGGGGGAGGGGTACACGTACGGGCACGGCCCGAGAAGCGAGACCGGAGACCCGGCGTTCACGCCGGCCGAACTGCGCCTCTACGCACCGTGGGCAAGCGGCTACGAGAAGATCATACGGAAGCGTCTCGAGGCCTGGCGGAAGGGCCGCGGGGAGCGGAAGGAGGCGGCGGGGCCGCGATGA
- a CDS encoding phenylalanine--tRNA ligase subunit beta translates to MKILYRWLAEFVECPLPAEELAGRLTGAGLEVEGVTRLDPGPPGLVTARILSVEPHPAADRLTVCRVSDGARDYTVVCGAPNVRAGETAPFAAVGTRLPGGIAIRKAKLRGVVSEGMLCSERELGLGEDAAGILLLGPDCRAGISLAEALGLDDWLLDVNVPPNRPDCLGVIGIAREVSALLRVPLRVAPPHVAEGPEPTAARARVSVERFDLCPRYTARLVVGARPVPSPFPVRRRLALSGVRAINAIVDATNYVMLEYGQPLHAFDFARIEGGGVEARAARPGERIVTIDGRERELPGGTLVIADARGPVAVAGLMGGAGSEVGPDTAEVLLESACFDPATVRRASKALGLSSDSSYRFERGTDVEGVACALDRAAQLVAAHAGGVVSAGILECRRPTPPPRAIALRLGRAGALLSGAVTRGEAADCLTRLGFSVREGEGDVVEVVPPSFRVDARREVDLIEEIARLRGYDAVPSVAVSAVDSGADGSARHTGRARVREALRARGFSEAVTLSFMGGAEMDRLMWGASDPRRAAVRLRNPVSEEFAYLRTSLLPPLARCLGLNASRGAHDLLLFELGSVFAAAGGGAPPIEEERLALIATGLAAPASWCAPGRDADYFFVKGVLESLAGHAGLRLRAEAAPLDGFHPGRAAALRLNDEPWGILGELHPRAAEAYGIRGRVVFAEMNAAPLFAALAPAPRCRPIPPSAAVRRDIAVVAAEATPAQRLLDRLGEALPGGAVESVALFDLFTGPPIPPGRKGLAFSVRLRLPEEGGEAGIDAAVERLRAALREEGCEIR, encoded by the coding sequence ATGAAGATCCTGTACCGGTGGCTTGCGGAATTCGTGGAGTGCCCGCTTCCCGCGGAGGAGCTCGCCGGCCGCCTCACCGGCGCCGGCCTCGAGGTCGAGGGGGTGACCCGGCTCGACCCCGGCCCGCCGGGGCTCGTCACGGCGCGGATCCTCTCCGTCGAGCCGCATCCCGCCGCCGACCGCCTCACCGTCTGCCGGGTGAGCGACGGCGCGCGCGACTACACGGTCGTCTGCGGCGCGCCGAACGTCCGTGCCGGCGAAACCGCACCGTTCGCCGCGGTCGGGACCCGGCTCCCGGGCGGGATCGCGATCAGGAAGGCGAAGCTGCGCGGCGTCGTCTCGGAGGGGATGCTCTGCTCGGAGCGCGAGCTCGGCCTCGGCGAGGACGCCGCGGGGATACTGCTCCTCGGCCCCGACTGCCGGGCGGGCATTTCGCTCGCCGAGGCGCTCGGGCTCGACGACTGGCTGCTCGACGTCAACGTGCCCCCGAACCGTCCCGACTGCCTCGGCGTCATCGGCATCGCGCGGGAGGTCTCGGCGCTCCTGCGCGTCCCGCTCCGCGTCGCCCCCCCGCATGTCGCGGAGGGCCCCGAGCCGACCGCCGCCCGCGCCCGGGTGTCCGTCGAGCGCTTCGACCTGTGCCCCCGCTACACGGCGCGTCTCGTCGTCGGCGCGCGGCCGGTCCCGTCCCCGTTCCCCGTGCGGCGGCGGCTCGCCCTCTCGGGCGTGCGGGCGATCAACGCGATCGTGGACGCGACGAACTACGTGATGCTCGAATACGGCCAGCCGCTCCACGCATTCGATTTCGCGAGGATCGAGGGGGGGGGCGTCGAGGCGCGCGCGGCGAGGCCCGGCGAGAGGATCGTCACGATCGACGGGAGGGAGCGGGAGCTCCCCGGGGGGACGCTCGTCATCGCCGATGCCCGGGGGCCGGTCGCCGTCGCGGGGCTGATGGGCGGCGCGGGGAGCGAGGTGGGGCCGGACACCGCCGAGGTGCTGCTCGAGAGCGCCTGCTTCGACCCGGCGACGGTGCGGCGGGCATCGAAGGCGCTCGGGCTCTCCAGCGATTCGTCGTACCGGTTCGAGCGGGGGACCGACGTCGAGGGCGTCGCGTGCGCGCTCGACCGGGCGGCGCAGCTTGTCGCCGCGCATGCGGGGGGGGTCGTCAGCGCGGGCATCCTCGAATGCCGTCGCCCGACCCCCCCTCCGCGGGCGATCGCGCTTCGCCTCGGCAGGGCGGGCGCCCTCCTGAGCGGGGCGGTGACGCGCGGGGAGGCCGCCGACTGCCTGACGCGCCTCGGCTTCTCGGTCCGAGAGGGGGAGGGGGACGTCGTCGAGGTCGTCCCCCCCTCCTTCAGGGTGGACGCGCGGCGGGAGGTCGACCTGATCGAGGAGATCGCCCGGCTGCGCGGCTACGACGCCGTCCCCTCCGTCGCCGTGTCGGCGGTCGACAGCGGGGCGGACGGGTCCGCCCGGCACACGGGGCGTGCGCGGGTCAGGGAGGCGCTCCGGGCGCGCGGCTTCTCCGAGGCGGTCACGCTGAGCTTCATGGGGGGCGCGGAGATGGACCGGCTGATGTGGGGCGCGTCGGATCCGCGCCGCGCGGCGGTCCGGCTCAGGAACCCGGTCAGCGAGGAGTTCGCCTACCTGAGGACGAGTCTGCTCCCGCCGCTGGCGCGATGCCTCGGTCTCAACGCGTCCCGCGGCGCGCACGATCTCCTCCTCTTCGAGCTCGGCTCCGTCTTCGCCGCCGCCGGCGGCGGCGCCCCGCCGATCGAGGAGGAGCGGCTCGCGCTCATCGCGACCGGCCTGGCGGCCCCCGCGTCCTGGTGCGCGCCCGGCAGGGACGCGGACTATTTCTTCGTGAAGGGGGTCCTCGAGTCGCTCGCCGGACACGCCGGCCTGCGCCTCCGCGCTGAGGCGGCCCCGCTCGACGGCTTCCACCCCGGCCGCGCAGCGGCGCTGCGGCTGAACGACGAGCCGTGGGGAATCCTCGGCGAGCTGCACCCGCGGGCGGCGGAGGCGTACGGGATCCGCGGGCGGGTCGTCTTCGCCGAGATGAACGCCGCGCCGCTTTTCGCGGCGCTCGCCCCCGCGCCGCGCTGCCGCCCGATCCCCCCCTCCGCCGCGGTGCGGAGGGATATCGCGGTCGTCGCCGCGGAGGCGACTCCCGCGCAGCGCCTCCTCGATCGGCTAGGCGAGGCGCTGCCCGGCGGGGCGGTGGAGTCGGTGGCGCTCTTCGACCTGTTCACGGGCCCCCCGATCCCGCCGGGGAGGAAGGGGCTCGCCTTCTCGGTGCGGCTGCGTCTGCCGGAGGAGGGGGGGGAGGCGGGCATCGACGCCGCCGTCGAACGGCTCCGCGCGGCGCTGCGCGAAGAGGGGTGCGAGATCAGGTAG
- the xseA gene encoding exodeoxyribonuclease VII large subunit, translating into MVRAPGRKIYRVAELTRRIKILLEGEFPGVWVGGEVSNVRRPGSGHLYFTLKDEESQLQAVLYRSQASRLRFELKDGLQVVAFGDVSVYERGGRYQLTVSEIEPKGVGALQLAFEQLKERLREEGLFDPARKRPIPLLPGRIGIVTSPSGAAIRDILSVIGRRFADVRVLISPVRVQGETAAAEIVAAIDELNRRGDVDVIIVTRGGGSLEDLWAFNEEPVARAIARSRIPVISAVGHEIDVTIADFAADLRVPTPSAAAELVVAKKSELQERLAALSSRLVSSARQLLAELRRRLIVSARHYVLQAPENVVRQYQQLLDELEGRLGRSFRHRLALGRAQLGGIAGRLETLSPVAVLSRGYSVVFRERDGAVVSAPAQVRPGEAVRVKLARGGFTASVNEIVD; encoded by the coding sequence ATGGTGAGGGCGCCGGGCAGGAAGATCTACCGCGTCGCGGAGCTCACCCGCAGGATCAAAATCCTGCTCGAGGGCGAGTTCCCCGGCGTGTGGGTCGGGGGGGAGGTCTCCAACGTCCGCCGCCCCGGCTCCGGGCACCTCTACTTCACCCTCAAGGACGAGGAGAGCCAGCTCCAGGCGGTGCTCTACCGCTCCCAGGCGTCGCGGCTGCGCTTCGAGCTGAAGGACGGCCTGCAGGTCGTGGCATTCGGCGACGTCTCCGTGTACGAGCGGGGCGGGCGCTACCAGCTCACGGTGTCCGAGATCGAGCCGAAGGGGGTGGGCGCGCTCCAGCTCGCCTTCGAGCAGTTGAAGGAGCGGCTGCGGGAGGAGGGGCTCTTCGACCCCGCCCGCAAGAGGCCGATCCCGCTGCTCCCGGGGAGGATCGGGATCGTCACCTCCCCGTCGGGGGCCGCGATACGCGACATCCTGAGCGTCATCGGGCGACGTTTCGCCGACGTCCGTGTGCTGATCAGCCCGGTGCGCGTGCAGGGCGAGACGGCCGCCGCCGAGATCGTCGCGGCGATCGACGAGCTGAACCGCCGGGGCGACGTGGACGTCATCATCGTGACGCGCGGCGGCGGATCCCTCGAGGACCTCTGGGCCTTCAACGAGGAGCCGGTGGCCCGCGCCATCGCCCGCTCGCGGATACCGGTGATCTCCGCCGTCGGGCACGAGATCGACGTCACCATCGCCGATTTCGCCGCCGACCTCCGCGTCCCGACCCCGTCCGCCGCCGCCGAACTCGTGGTGGCGAAAAAGTCGGAGCTCCAGGAACGGCTCGCCGCCCTTTCCTCGCGCCTGGTCTCCTCCGCCCGGCAGCTCCTCGCGGAGCTGCGGCGGCGCCTGATCGTCTCCGCGCGGCATTACGTGCTTCAGGCGCCGGAGAACGTCGTGCGGCAGTACCAGCAGCTCCTCGACGAACTCGAGGGGCGCCTGGGGAGGTCGTTCCGGCACCGGCTCGCGCTCGGGCGCGCGCAGCTGGGGGGCATCGCCGGGAGGCTCGAGACCCTGAGCCCCGTCGCCGTCCTCTCGAGGGGCTACAGCGTCGTCTTCAGGGAAAGGGACGGCGCCGTGGTTTCGGCGCCGGCGCAGGTGCGCCCGGGCGAGGCGGTGCGGGTGAAGCTGGCCCGGGGCGGGTTCACCGCCTCGGTCAACGAAATCGTTGACTGA
- the rny gene encoding ribonuclease Y yields MHFLQEQFIALILIGTAAGVAAGYLLRRHAAEKGFSDAEAQAKKIVEEAQREASNKAREAELFAKDELHRSRTEFERETKNRRKELLTLEQRVLQKEENVERKVGLIEKKEQMLSKTERELQERERKAEARQAELDGIIEEERRRLQKVAGLSRDEAKQLLLSKLEDEIRRDAATMARRIEEEAKESADKQAKKIISLAIQRYAADHVSETTVTSVPLPNDEMKGRIIGREGRNIRALEAATGVDVIIDDTPGAVALSGFDPIRKEVARITLERLIADGRIHPARIEEIVEKVKKEMDETIRETGKQAAFDLGIHDLHPELVRLLGRLKFRSSYGQNVLQHSKEVARLMGIMAAELKEDVQAAKRIGLLHDIGKAVDHEVEGAHATIGADIARRYGEVAEVVHAIAAHHNDVEPGTIQAVLASAGDAISAARPGARSESIEAYIKRLENLEKIALSFRGVQHAYAIQAGREIRVMVEPDKIGDAEAIQVAREVTKKIQEELEYPGQIKVVVVRETRAVEYAK; encoded by the coding sequence ATGCATTTTCTGCAGGAGCAGTTCATCGCCCTCATCCTGATCGGCACCGCCGCCGGGGTGGCCGCGGGATATCTGTTGCGCCGCCACGCGGCCGAGAAGGGGTTCTCCGACGCGGAGGCGCAGGCGAAGAAGATCGTCGAGGAGGCCCAGCGCGAGGCGTCCAACAAGGCGCGCGAGGCGGAGCTGTTCGCCAAGGACGAGCTGCACCGCTCCCGGACGGAGTTCGAACGGGAGACGAAGAATCGGCGCAAGGAGCTCCTCACCCTCGAACAGCGCGTCCTCCAGAAGGAGGAGAATGTCGAGCGCAAGGTGGGGCTCATCGAGAAGAAGGAGCAGATGCTGTCGAAAACCGAGCGGGAGCTCCAGGAGCGGGAGCGGAAGGCCGAGGCGCGGCAGGCGGAGCTCGACGGGATCATCGAGGAGGAGCGCCGGCGCCTCCAGAAGGTCGCGGGCCTGAGCCGCGACGAGGCCAAGCAGCTCCTTTTGAGCAAGCTCGAGGACGAGATCAGGCGCGACGCGGCGACGATGGCCCGGCGCATCGAGGAGGAGGCGAAGGAGAGCGCCGACAAGCAGGCGAAGAAGATCATCTCCCTCGCCATTCAACGCTACGCCGCCGACCATGTCTCCGAGACCACGGTCACGAGCGTGCCGCTCCCCAACGACGAGATGAAGGGGCGGATCATCGGCCGCGAGGGGCGCAACATCCGCGCCCTCGAGGCGGCCACGGGCGTGGACGTCATCATCGACGACACGCCGGGCGCCGTGGCCCTCTCGGGTTTCGACCCGATACGGAAGGAGGTGGCGCGGATCACCCTCGAACGGCTCATCGCCGACGGGCGCATCCACCCCGCCCGGATCGAGGAGATCGTCGAGAAGGTCAAGAAGGAGATGGACGAGACGATCCGCGAGACCGGCAAGCAGGCCGCCTTCGACCTCGGCATCCACGACCTCCATCCGGAGCTGGTCAGGCTCCTCGGGCGCCTGAAGTTCAGGAGCAGCTACGGTCAGAACGTGCTCCAGCACTCCAAGGAGGTCGCCCGGCTGATGGGGATCATGGCGGCGGAGCTCAAGGAGGACGTCCAGGCCGCCAAGCGGATCGGACTCCTGCACGACATCGGAAAGGCGGTGGACCACGAGGTGGAGGGGGCGCACGCGACCATCGGCGCCGACATCGCCCGGCGCTACGGCGAGGTCGCCGAGGTCGTGCACGCGATCGCCGCCCACCACAACGACGTCGAACCGGGCACGATCCAGGCGGTCCTCGCCTCTGCGGGCGACGCCATCTCCGCGGCGAGGCCGGGGGCGCGCTCCGAGTCGATCGAGGCGTATATCAAGCGCCTCGAGAACCTCGAGAAGATCGCGCTCTCCTTCCGCGGCGTCCAGCACGCCTATGCGATCCAGGCGGGGCGCGAGATCCGCGTGATGGTGGAGCCGGACAAGATCGGGGACGCCGAGGCGATCCAGGTCGCCCGCGAGGTGACCAAGAAGATCCAGGAGGAGCTCGAGTACCCGGGGCAGATCAAGGTGGTCGTGGTGCGCGAGACGCGGGCAGTGGAGTACGCCAAGTGA